TCCGAGAAGCCGCCGGTAAAACGTGCCCTTCCGAAATGCCCGCGGGATCGGCAGGAGCTGCTACAGCCACCGAAGGAATCGCTCCCGTTCCCCCACTGGCTGCTGCCAATCCTCCCACGGCGGGGACACCGCCTAGCAGCATCCCACTGAAAGATTGCCGCAAGCGAACCATGAGGCGATGTCTTGTCATCCCCCGATCGGGATAACGGCACGATGGCTTCCTCCGGCCGTGGTCCATAGATCGGTTCCCTCCCGTTCCGAGAGAGGGCGGTCCAATGGCCCGCCGCACTCCTCCTTGGTGCCATCGTTTCTCGGAAGCTGCGAAGATCAGGGAAATTGCCAGCCAGCCGCCGGGACCGCAGGAAGAATGGTAAACTGTGAGGCTTGGAACGGCGCGGCCTCAGCGCGGTTCCGACGTAATCTCGACGTGGTCCCTCTACGGTCTCTCCTCAGCGGCCTCTCATAATCTGCGGTCTCTCTTGATGGGGGGAACAACAATCGGGTAACGGAAAGCGATGAAGCGAACCCATGGGCGGATATGGGCACGAGGGAGCCGCCGGCCAACGGTGATCGGGACGGATGAGAGGTAGGGGATGAAGCCAACCGGGACATTCCCAGAGAAGAGCGGCCATATCATGAGAGTGTAAACGGTGCGAGGAGGCGAGGAGAAAAGGGACAGGGGGATCCGCGGGAAGACAAGCAAAAGGAAGGGACCGAGGAAAGACCACCCCAGAAGATCAAGGAACAAGCCGGAAGATGAAGGAAAAGACCCAGAAGATGAAAGGACAGTCCCAGAGGATGCCCGCGAGGTCGATGCGGGTGAGCCAGGAGGGAGCAGCCGAGGCGATGATCCGAAGGGCGGATGAGGCCAGGAATCGAGGGGAGAGGAACCGGACGCCGGGGAGTGCCGGAACGGGGCGGGATGTCTGGGATGAGGTGCGCAAACTGGCCTGTCAGCTTGCCGGGTGGGAGGATTTGCTGGCCGCGCTGAGGGCCGGCCGGAGCGGAACGATCGACGGGGCCTGGGGTTCCTCCGCGGCGTGGGTAACGGCGGCTTTGGCCCAGGAGAGCGGGCAATCTCAGCTCGTTGTGGTGCCGCAGTCCCTGGATGTCGAGGAATGGGCGAGTGAGCTGGAAACGTTTCTGGGGCGCCGGCCGTGGGTCTTTCCCGGCTGGGAGGACTGGCCGGTGTCGCGGGAGAGTCGCGCCGGCCGGGATCGGACAGCCAGCGAGCGCCTGCGGGTCCTTCAGAGTCTTAGCCAGCGACTCCCTCAGCCTGTGCAGATGGTCGCCGCTGTGACAGCGTTATGCCAGCCTGTGCCGCCGCGGGAGGACCTGGTAGCCGCCGGGCGGCGCCTCACCGTCGGAGAATCCGCCGATCTCCAGGAATTGCTCGATTGGCTGAGCCAACATGGCTATCGCCGGGTGGAGGCGGTCGAATACCCCGGAGAATATGCCCGGCGCGGCGGCATTCTCGATCTGTTCCCCCCCAATCTTGATCAGCCGGTGCGCCTCGAGTTTTTCGGCGACGAGATCGAATCGATCCGCTCCTTTGCGGTTGCCTCGCAGCGGAGTCTGGAGCATCACCAGGAGGTGGTCATCTACGCCCCGGATCAGAGCGGCGGGATGGCACGGGGATTTTTCACGGAATATCTGCCCTCCCCTGTTCATATCGTGCTGGTCGAACCGGAGGAGTTGCAGAATCAATTGCGGCTGTTTCAGGACCGGGTCACCGAGCGGGAGGGTTTGTTCACGGCGGAGGCCACCTGGCGCTACCTGCTGGAGCATCCCACGGTGACGGTGTCGGTGTTGCCCCGGCTGGGTCTGGAAACGACGGTGCACCTGCGGGTGGAGTCGGTGGAGCGTTTCAGCGGCAACGTGGAGCGTGTGCGGGATGAACTGGATGCCGTGGCCGGGGATGAAAGCCAGCGGGTGATCATCGCCTGCGAAACAGAAGCGGAGGTGCGGCGGCTGGAAGAGGTCTTCCGCTCCGGGCGCTTGGCTCAGGCCCAGCGCTTGTGCCTGGTACCGGGCCGGGTGCGTGCCGGCTTCCGCCTCGTGGAGCACGGCGTGTTGCTTTTGGGCAGCCAGCAGTTGTTCCACCGGGACTGGGCCGCCTATGGAGGGAAAACGCGCGGCCTGGCCAAACGCGCGGCGGAGTCGCGGCCGATCGACAGCTTCCTCGACCTGCGGGAAGGGGATTATGTCGTCCACGTGGCTTACGGGATCGCCATTTTTCGCGGCTTGCGCCTGCTGGACAAAAAGGCGGGCCGAGGTACGGAGAGTGCCGCTCCCGCCGCGGAGGGAGCGCTGGCCGAGGGAACACCGGAGGGAACGCCCGCATATGAGGAACACCTGCTGCTGGAGTTCCGGGACGGCGCGTTCCTGTATGTGCCGGCGTCGCGGATCGACCTGGTGCAAAAATATGTCGGAGGTCAGAAGACCGCTCCGGAATTGTCCAAGCTGGGCAGCAGCGTCTGGGGCCGGCGCAAGGCCAAAGCGGCGGAGGCAGCTCGCGATCTGGCCGCGGAATTGCTCCGCTTGCAAGCCCTCCGTCAGGCGGTGCCCGCCTATGCTTTCCCCCCCGATAGCGACTGGCAGCGGGACTTCGAGGCCGCCTTTCCCTATGAGGAGACACCCGATCAGTGGGCCGCCATCCGGGACGTCAAAGCGGACCTGGAAAAGCCCAAGCCGATGGATCGGCTCCTCTGCGGCGACGTCGGTTTCGGCAAAACGGAAGTCGCCTTGCGGGCCGCCTTCAAAGTCATCGACAACGGCAAACAAGTCGCCGTGCTCGTTCCGACCACCATTTTGGCGGAGCAGCACTATCGCACCTTCTCCCAGCGCCTGGCGGAGTATCCGTTCGTCGTCGAGGTGCTCAACCGCTTCAAAACCCCGCAGGAACAGCGGGAAATCCTCCAGCGCCTGGCCGCCGGCGGAGTGGATATCATCATCGGCACGCACCGCTTGCTTTCCGCCGATGTGCAATTCCACGACCTGGGACTGGCCATCATCGATGAGGAGCAGCGCTTCGGCGTGGAGCATAAGGAACGGCTCAAGCAGTTGCGGGCTACGGTCCATGTCTTGACCATGACGGCGACGCCGATTCCTCGCACTCTCCACAGCGCTCTGCTGGGATTGCGGGACATCTCAAATCTGGAAACGCCGCCGCCGGAACGCCTGCCCGTGGAAACTCACATCATCCGCTGGGATGAACCGTTGATCCGCCATGCGATCCTGCGGGAGATGAATCGGGGAGGGCAGGTTTTTTTCGTGCACAACCGTGTCCATGACATCGTCCAGGTGGCGAGCGAGGTCCAGAAAGCCGTGCCGGAAGCGCGTCTGGCCATCGCCCACGGCCAGATGCCAGCGGAACAGTTGGAACGGGCCGTGCTCGCATTCCTCCGCCGGGACGTGGACGTGCTGGTGTGCACCACGATCATCGAAAGCGGGGTGGACATTCCCAATGCCAACACGATCTTTGTCAACGAAGCGGATACCTTCGGCCTGGCGGACCTTCATCAGTTGCGCGGCCGGGTCGGACGGCAGCGCCTGCGGGCGTATGCCTACTTCATCGTCAATCCTGTCAAGCTGCTTACTCCCGCGGCCCGGTTGCGCCTCAAAGCCATCGAGGAATTCGCGGAATTGGGAGCGGGGTTCCAAATCGCCCTGCGCGACCTGGAAATCCGCGGGGCCGGGAACATTCTCGGCCCTGAGCAGAGCGGCCACATCGCAGCGGTCGGATACGAATTGTACTGCCAGTTGCTGGAGAATGCGGTGCGCGAGCTGAAGAACTTGCCGCCGCAGGAAAGCGTGGAGGCCCATATTGATCTGCCCTGGCCGGCTTATCTGCCGCGGGACTACGTGCCGGGCCAGAAGCTGCGGATCGAGGTGTATCGCCGCCTGGCGCGCTTGCGGGAGCTGGCCCAACTCCAGGAGTTCCGCCAGGAGTTGATCGACCGCTACGGCCCCTTACCCCTGAGTGCCGAGTGGCTGCTGCGGACCACCGAAGTCCGCCTCCTCTGCGGCTACTGGAAAATTAGCACCATTCACCGCAACGGTCCGGATGTCGTGCTGAGCTATCGGGATCGCCGCCGGGCCGAGGAGCTGGTCCGCCAGGGCCGCGGGCGCCTCAAAATCGTCGATGACAGCGCCATCTATCTCCGCTTGCGCGCCGGCGAGGAGGAACCGGAGCGGCTCTACCGCCTCCTGTGCCGTTTGCTGCAATCCCCTGCTCCCGCGGAAACGCCGCTTTCTGACAGTTCCCCGGCAACCCCTTCTCCACACCGCTGAGCTGGCGAAACCTGCTGACATCCGCCTGCCATCATAGGCACCGAGGCCGCGCTGATCATTCTCCGAGTTGAAATCGCACTGTTCACCGAAGGCCGCCGAGGAAGGGGGAAGCATCTCCAGGGAGAAGCCCCAGGGGAAGGCCGCCTCAAGAGGTTGGCGGGGCAGGAGCGGACGAAACGGGGGCAGAAGGGGGAGAACGCCGCCAGCGCGACGGCTGCGTCCGCCACAGATACGCTTCCAGGATCACCGCCGCAGCGGCCACCACAAGGCTGCCCCACTGGGAGAGCGTCAGGCCAAAGGTGTAAGCCGGCTCGATTCGGAGCGACTCGTTGATGAAACGATGCACGGCATAACCGAGCATCAGCAGCACCAGCAATTGCCCATCGTGGCGCCGGTAAGGGTAGTACAGAAGCAGCACTGGCAGCAGGAGCAGCATGCTAACGGTCTCGTACAATTGGGTCGGATAAAGCCCCACGGTGCGCGGCACGAAGGGGGGAAGGTCCAGGGTTTGGCCTTGCCGTTCGACGCTCAGGCGTAAGCGATTGTGCCCGCGCGGCCAGTCCCGCACCCATTCGTTGAACAGATCATCCACGTAGATTTGCGTTTCGAGTCCCGTGTGCGTGAGCCGCTGGCGGAGTTGGAGATAGTCTTCCAGCGTGTCGCAGCGGAGGACGCGGCGGCCGGACGGCGTGCGTTCCTCCTGTCCGATGCCCCAAGCCTGCCACTTCTGCCAGACGGTTTCGATCATCTCGGCAGTGCCCAGCGGTTCCAGCAGAATGGCGTTGGGCTGGCCGTTGACGCGGACGATACGGTCCCCTGCCTCCAGGCCGGCTTGTTCCGCCGCAGAACCTGCTTCGACCGCCAGGACCCGCGAGCGGGGATCAGCCAGAGGCAGGCGGTGATTGGTGCGCGTCAGGGCAAAGCCGGTGGTCGTTTGCAAGCCCCAATCCGCGACCAGTTGGGGGCGGGCATGGGCCGGCAGCAGCGGGAAATGAGCTGTTCCCAGGGGGACGCTGGCCGTCGCGACACACGCCACCTGACCCCAGCAACAGCCGTTGAGCCAGCAGCCGAGGCGCCCGATCGCCACCCCCGCCGCTATCAGCGGTGCAATCACATCCGCCAGTTGCCAGTTGGAAATCCGCAGGTGCCGCAACACCAGCCAGTAGAACAATCCGTAGGCCAACACGCCGCCCACCACCGAACCGTAGAAGACGATCCCGCCTTCCCAAATTTTCAGGAATGCTCCCAGCCAGCCGAGCAGGGAACGATCCGGGAAGTGGTGCGAGTATTGGATCATGTACAAAATGCGTGCTCCGATCAGGCCGCCCACGAAAATCCACAGGACGAAATCCTGGAAGCGTTCCGGCGGCAGACCGATGCGGCGTGCCCGGCGGCTGCCCCACAATGCCACCACGATAAACGCCACGAACAGCATCGTCCCAAAGCCGGGAACCGGTATTCCATCCGGCGGAAAACGATCCTTCAGGATCGGGATCGTAAAGAGGATCTGTTGCATAGCGGCTCGGATTACCTCCTGGGTTGCGCGGGACCCACGCTGGCAAAGTCCTGACGAAGCCCGGCGGGTCGGGACGTTCGCAGCGGGGCGCGTCGCATCACGGCACCGGCAGATGATCGAGAATGCGGCGGATGAGATGGTCCGGCTGCAATTCCTCGGCCTCCGCCTCAAAGGACACGATCAGGCGATGGCGAAGGACATCCGCGGCCATGACTTTGACATCTTCAGGAACGACATAGTGACGCCCCTGGAGGAAAGCATGCGCTTTGGCGGAACGCAGCAAAGCCAGCGACGCCCGCGGGCTGGCCCCCAGTTGAATGTACTGTTGCAAGGGCAGACCGTAGTCCGCCGGCTGCCGCGTGGCCCGCACCACGTCCAGTAGATACTCCTTCACCCGCCGATCGACATACACGCTATCCGCCGCCTGGCGCAACTGGAGCAGTACCTGCCGCGAAAGCACCGGCTCGATCCGACGATGCACCGCGGGCGAACCCATCCGCTCCAGCACTTGCAGCTCCTCCTCACGCGAAGGATACTGCACCAGCAATTTCAGCATGAAGCGGTCCACCTGGGCTTCCGGCAAGGGATAAGTTCCCTCTTGTTCGATGGGGTTCTGCGTGGCCAGCACCAGGAAGGGATCGGGTAAGGCGAGGGTGGTTTCGCCGATGGTGACCTGCCGCTCGGCCATCGCTTCCAGGAGGGCGCTTTGTACCTTGGCCGGAGCGCGGTTGATTTCGTCCGCCAGGACCACATGGGCGAACACCGGCCCTTTTTTCACGGTGAACTCGCCAGTCTGCGGCTGGTAAATCTGCGTACCGAGCACATCCGCGGGGAGCAAGTCCGGCGTGAATTGGATGCGCTGAAAGGACAGGTCCAGTGCCTGGGCCACGGTCCGCACCGCCAGCGTCTTGGCCAACCCCGGCACGCCTTCCAGCAGCGCATGGCCATCCATGAGCAGGGCGATGAGCAGCCCGTCGATGAGATGGCGCTGGCCCACCAACACGCTTTCCACCGCCCGGTAAAACGGGTCCAGCATCTGCCGGTATTGGGAAATCTCGGCTCCGTTGATCATGCCTTGGCTCGATGTTACGGCACGGGTCCCCAGGACGGTCCCGCTTCCGGAAAGTCCCAGGGCCGGTTCAAAAAACGCCAGCCGGCGCGGGCACTTTCCCTCGGCCACTTTGTGCCATTGTACGGAGCTGCTGCCGGGAGATGTGAGCCGCTGCCCGCTGGACTCGGATTACGCCACTCCCGCCACCTGGGCCGCTCGCTCGGCCACCTCCTCCGCCAGCGGCACCCGCTTGTAACGATAGACGGCGGCGTCCCACCGCTCCTGGGTTTCCTCGTCTACCCGCAGTCCCTCCCCCACACACAGCAGAAAGCGGCCCGGAAGCGCCTGATGCAACCGCGCGCAGTGCCGGTGCAGGTCCGCCTTGCGCCAGAAACCGAAAAACTCCAAATACACCTCCCGTCCGCTCGGCTGATGGACCAGACGATAATCCGGCACCCATACGGAGTCGCCCACCATCTGAGGGGCGGGTTCGCTCTGGAGGCTCCAGTCGCGAATCCGGCTGCGGAAGGCCTGCACGAACGCCTCCAGTTCCGGAGGTGTGTACATTCCGAAATCCGGCAGATGGGAGCGCAAGCCGTCCGCCGAGGAGAGGGTAAACGTCTTGTCCCGCGCTGCTTTCCCGGCTCGGCCCCAGCGCAGATGGGCCTGGAGGTGAAACGAGGCGCAGTGCAACAAGGTGGGCAAAAACAACGCCAGTCGCAGGCCGTACTTCTGCGTGGCAGAAAAGAGAGACAGCGGACCGTCCACCTCCAGGCGATAATTCTCCGGACCGGTGGGGCTAATTCGGACAATCAGACGGTGGAACTTGACGGCCCGGCACAGTTGCCGGAAACGGGCCGGCGTGGCTCCGCTCACCTGAATCTCCAGGCGTACCGCACGCAGGAGGACCCCTTGGGCCAGCGCCACGTTGTAGCGCTCCAGCAGGCGTTCCGCGCTGAGGTCCTCGAAGGCCACAATGCGTTGCTCGCTTTTCAAGTCGGCGAACAGGGCCTCTTCGAGTTGGCCGGTACTCTCGAACTGGCTGTAGCTCCGAAGGGCCTCAGCGAGCACAGCCTGGCGGTCGAACGGTTTTCCCTCGGCGGCCCACTGGCGGCGGCGCTGCGCGGCCAGGGTGAACACAGCCGCCCGCAACGGCTCCGGAGACACCGCCGTGACACTCTGGAAGCTGCAGCGCTCTTCCAGCAAGTGGGCCAGGCCGGCGGGCAACAGCCCCTGCGGACCTTCTGGAATCAGGTCCGCCAGTTCCTCGGCGATTTCGCCTCGACTGCGGCCCACACTGCGGCGGAAAATCTCCAGGAGCTGCTCCGCCAGGGTCCGGACCAGCGGGTCCTGGAGCGAAACGTAAAGCGGCACCACTTGATGCCTCTGATGCCGCACCCGTAACAGCTTGCCGGTCAGCATAGCCGGGAATTCCACCCCAACAAAAGCGAGCGTTCATTGAAAGGCCCGGTGCTGCCGACGCCGTTCGCTGACGTATTCCTCGGCGGTTCCGCGAGCCACAATCTCATACAGCACGGCTTGCTTGTCGCCATGCTTGCGCAGAATTCGCCCCAAGCGCTGGACATTCTCCGTCGTACTCCCCGATCCCCCGAAGATGATCCCTACCGACGCCGAGGGAACATCGACCCCCTCGTTCAGAACCTGGCAGGTCACCACCGCCGTGTATTCGCCCCGCTGCAACCGCTCCAGAATCTCCTTCCGCTCGCGGGCCTTGGTCTGATTGGTCATCGCCGGAAGCAAAAATTGCCGGGCGATCGCATAAACTGTCGCATTGTTGGCCGTGAAAATCAAGGTCCGTTCCCCGGCATGGCGCTGCAACAGCTCGGCCAGCACCCGAAACTTCTCGCTGGCTCCTTGCACGATCCGCTTCTGCTCCCGATACGCGCGCAATGCCGCCAGCCCTTCCGCACTGCGATTGGCCACGAACAGAAAGCGGCGGAACCCTTCCGGGCTGCTCAGCGAAAGATTCTGCTCACTGATAAAGCGGCGGTAAAGCTCCCGGCACTGCTGATAGCGGCCTTGTTCCTCCGCGGTCAGTTCCACATACACCCGCCGCACCTCGTAGGGAGCCAGATATTCCCCCGCCACGTCGCGGATGTCCAGGCGATAGACGATCGGACCGATCAATTCCGGCAGCAGGGCTTCCCCGCCGTCGCTCCGCTCCGGTGTGGCCGTCAGACCCAAGCGGAACGGCGCTAACGCCCCCTGGGCTGCCGCCTGATAGGACGCCCCCGGCAAATGATGGCATTCGTCGAACACCACCATGCCGAAGCGGTTGGCCCAGCGCTCCAAATGAATGTAGGCCGAATCGTAGGTGGTCACCGTCATCGGCTGGTAATTGAACTCCCCCGCCCCGACCATCCCCACCGTAATCCCGAAACACCGCTCCAGCTCCGCCGCCCATTGCACCATCAGGTCGATCTTTGGCGTGACCACCAACGTCGGGCGATTCACCGCCGCGATACATTGCAAAGCGACGAAGGTTTTCCCCGTTCCCGTGGGCAGGACGATCACCCCCCGCCGCTCCTGGAGCCAACACGCCGCCGCCTGACGCTGATAGTCCCACGGCACGCGCTCATCGCGCAAGCGCCAGCCGGCCCCTTCCGTACCCCAGCCGCGCGCCTCGTCCACATACTCGATCTGCTGCCGCCGCAATTCCTCCACAATCGCCCGGTAGTAACGCCCCTGCGCCCGCCATTGCTCCGTGCGCGGGTCCCACACTAGCCCCGGCAGGGAAGGCACTGTCTCCCCCGCCTCGGCTTCAACAATCACCGTGGCCCGATCATAGCGCAAGCGCAGCTTGCCCATCGCTCCTGCCGCCTCCTGCCCGCTCAGGACTACCTTCCCATTTTGCCCTCTGACTTCCAACCTGCCCTCCGACGCCCTTCGGATTTATCCCACCGCAACGCTCCCCGCCTATTCTAGGCTCAGCGGCAGAAACCCGCACGACCAGCTTGAGGAGGGACTTGGAAGGATTGAAGACACTTGCAGCGGCAAAGAAAGGATAGGACTCTCCCTTCGGATTCACCCCTCCGACAGGCCGCGGCGCAGACGGCGGGCCAGCCAGCGGAAGAAGACCGCCAAGGTCAGCAACACCCCCGCCGCCACCAACAACCACACATACACCGGCGTCCGCCTCTCCCACACCACCCCCACCGGCTCCGGCAATCCATAATGCGACAAAGTGAACTCCGACTCCGGTAACGGCCTGGCCGGTACCGACCAATCATACATAAACTCTTCTCGAAAATTAGTACCATTCGAGCGAGAACCCGTCTGATAATATCGAACTGGTATTGGCACTCCATTATCAACTCTATATTCAATATGAATCTCCATTATTCCAGTGGCAATAATATCTTGAATACGAAAACGCCCTTCCACAAGCGTCCAATATCCAGCAGGATCTAACATCATCGTCCCGCCTTGCACAAAATAAGGCGGCGGCTTGTCCACCGCATGGGGACACTCAAAATCTACCACCCATAACTCCCGACCCTCCCGACTCACCCTCCGCATCCCCACCACCCGAAACGGCTGGTACTCCAACAACTCCGGCAACGTCTTCCCCAAAACATCGATCCCCCTGTACTTCATCCATCGTATCGTCTTCCATACCGAAAAATCGCTCTCCGACCCGCGAAAACTCCTCCCCTCTCCCCCTTCATCGATCATCCGCAGTTGCCAACCCCCACCCCCCTTCGACCCACTCAAAGACTTCTCCAACCAAAACGCATACCGCGAATTCACCCCATAGGCAAAATCCCCACGCCCCGCTTCATCCCACGGCTCATAATCCTCCAAATAATGCTCGAACACCCCGCCCACCGCCGACTGCCGCACTACATACCGGCTCCGTCTCCGACTCTGCTTGCCATTTGCCCGCTTGACCTCATCCTGATAAATCGCGGTTCCCACCCATCGATCCGCTTGCTGCTCATACTCCCGCCACCGGGGTAAAGCCTCTTGCTGTAACAAGCGCAAACCCTCTGTTCCGCTCAGCTCCTGAGCTTGCCCACCCCATGTTCCCACCCCTACCAACAGCGCCCCAGCCCACACACCAACCACCCCACGCATCGGTTGAATCTCCTTTCCATCCAGGGCAAAGCTGGTGACTCCACCCCGTCAGCAGTCTTGACACCGCCACGTCAGAATAAACTTTTCCCCTCCGTCATTGAACAAACAGATCGAGTGCACCTGCACCACTCCTTCCACCCTTGCGGTGCACTCGGTGAAGAACATCACAACTCGCGATGACAGCAAAGAGACATTTGCCTTACCGCTCAGTAGCAACCGCAAAACATACCTTCCCTCGGATCGAGACACCGACAATTGCAACGAGGTAAAGCAGTGCAGCCAAGAGAAGTCCCCCCCAGACACCCTCTTTCTTTCGGGATATTAGTGCACCCGTTACTACATTGCGAACATGGCGGAATCTGGCAGGCGGCGAGGCACTCTTGGTAATTCGGATCATTCGGATCGCACGGGCAATTCAGTATCACAGATGGGTCCTCGGCGTAGGCGGGGCGGGTGGCCAGCGCCGCCAGGGCGACCACCAACACCGCGATTCCCACACAAGGGTCGTCTGGTCCGCCGCTCCG
This window of the Thermogemmata fonticola genome carries:
- the mfd gene encoding transcription-repair coupling factor — its product is MPARSMRVSQEGAAEAMIRRADEARNRGERNRTPGSAGTGRDVWDEVRKLACQLAGWEDLLAALRAGRSGTIDGAWGSSAAWVTAALAQESGQSQLVVVPQSLDVEEWASELETFLGRRPWVFPGWEDWPVSRESRAGRDRTASERLRVLQSLSQRLPQPVQMVAAVTALCQPVPPREDLVAAGRRLTVGESADLQELLDWLSQHGYRRVEAVEYPGEYARRGGILDLFPPNLDQPVRLEFFGDEIESIRSFAVASQRSLEHHQEVVIYAPDQSGGMARGFFTEYLPSPVHIVLVEPEELQNQLRLFQDRVTEREGLFTAEATWRYLLEHPTVTVSVLPRLGLETTVHLRVESVERFSGNVERVRDELDAVAGDESQRVIIACETEAEVRRLEEVFRSGRLAQAQRLCLVPGRVRAGFRLVEHGVLLLGSQQLFHRDWAAYGGKTRGLAKRAAESRPIDSFLDLREGDYVVHVAYGIAIFRGLRLLDKKAGRGTESAAPAAEGALAEGTPEGTPAYEEHLLLEFRDGAFLYVPASRIDLVQKYVGGQKTAPELSKLGSSVWGRRKAKAAEAARDLAAELLRLQALRQAVPAYAFPPDSDWQRDFEAAFPYEETPDQWAAIRDVKADLEKPKPMDRLLCGDVGFGKTEVALRAAFKVIDNGKQVAVLVPTTILAEQHYRTFSQRLAEYPFVVEVLNRFKTPQEQREILQRLAAGGVDIIIGTHRLLSADVQFHDLGLAIIDEEQRFGVEHKERLKQLRATVHVLTMTATPIPRTLHSALLGLRDISNLETPPPERLPVETHIIRWDEPLIRHAILREMNRGGQVFFVHNRVHDIVQVASEVQKAVPEARLAIAHGQMPAEQLERAVLAFLRRDVDVLVCTTIIESGVDIPNANTIFVNEADTFGLADLHQLRGRVGRQRLRAYAYFIVNPVKLLTPAARLRLKAIEEFAELGAGFQIALRDLEIRGAGNILGPEQSGHIAAVGYELYCQLLENAVRELKNLPPQESVEAHIDLPWPAYLPRDYVPGQKLRIEVYRRLARLRELAQLQEFRQELIDRYGPLPLSAEWLLRTTEVRLLCGYWKISTIHRNGPDVVLSYRDRRRAEELVRQGRGRLKIVDDSAIYLRLRAGEEEPERLYRLLCRLLQSPAPAETPLSDSSPATPSPHR
- a CDS encoding prolipoprotein diacylglyceryl transferase family protein; the encoded protein is MQQILFTIPILKDRFPPDGIPVPGFGTMLFVAFIVVALWGSRRARRIGLPPERFQDFVLWIFVGGLIGARILYMIQYSHHFPDRSLLGWLGAFLKIWEGGIVFYGSVVGGVLAYGLFYWLVLRHLRISNWQLADVIAPLIAAGVAIGRLGCWLNGCCWGQVACVATASVPLGTAHFPLLPAHARPQLVADWGLQTTTGFALTRTNHRLPLADPRSRVLAVEAGSAAEQAGLEAGDRIVRVNGQPNAILLEPLGTAEMIETVWQKWQAWGIGQEERTPSGRRVLRCDTLEDYLQLRQRLTHTGLETQIYVDDLFNEWVRDWPRGHNRLRLSVERQGQTLDLPPFVPRTVGLYPTQLYETVSMLLLLPVLLLYYPYRRHDGQLLVLLMLGYAVHRFINESLRIEPAYTFGLTLSQWGSLVVAAAAVILEAYLWRTQPSRWRRSPPSAPVSSAPAPPTS
- a CDS encoding AAA family ATPase gives rise to the protein MINGAEISQYRQMLDPFYRAVESVLVGQRHLIDGLLIALLMDGHALLEGVPGLAKTLAVRTVAQALDLSFQRIQFTPDLLPADVLGTQIYQPQTGEFTVKKGPVFAHVVLADEINRAPAKVQSALLEAMAERQVTIGETTLALPDPFLVLATQNPIEQEGTYPLPEAQVDRFMLKLLVQYPSREEELQVLERMGSPAVHRRIEPVLSRQVLLQLRQAADSVYVDRRVKEYLLDVVRATRQPADYGLPLQQYIQLGASPRASLALLRSAKAHAFLQGRHYVVPEDVKVMAADVLRHRLIVSFEAEAEELQPDHLIRRILDHLPVP
- a CDS encoding DUF790 family protein, yielding MLTGKLLRVRHQRHQVVPLYVSLQDPLVRTLAEQLLEIFRRSVGRSRGEIAEELADLIPEGPQGLLPAGLAHLLEERCSFQSVTAVSPEPLRAAVFTLAAQRRRQWAAEGKPFDRQAVLAEALRSYSQFESTGQLEEALFADLKSEQRIVAFEDLSAERLLERYNVALAQGVLLRAVRLEIQVSGATPARFRQLCRAVKFHRLIVRISPTGPENYRLEVDGPLSLFSATQKYGLRLALFLPTLLHCASFHLQAHLRWGRAGKAARDKTFTLSSADGLRSHLPDFGMYTPPELEAFVQAFRSRIRDWSLQSEPAPQMVGDSVWVPDYRLVHQPSGREVYLEFFGFWRKADLHRHCARLHQALPGRFLLCVGEGLRVDEETQERWDAAVYRYKRVPLAEEVAERAAQVAGVA
- a CDS encoding DEAD/DEAH box helicase family protein, which codes for MGKLRLRYDRATVIVEAEAGETVPSLPGLVWDPRTEQWRAQGRYYRAIVEELRRQQIEYVDEARGWGTEGAGWRLRDERVPWDYQRQAAACWLQERRGVIVLPTGTGKTFVALQCIAAVNRPTLVVTPKIDLMVQWAAELERCFGITVGMVGAGEFNYQPMTVTTYDSAYIHLERWANRFGMVVFDECHHLPGASYQAAAQGALAPFRLGLTATPERSDGGEALLPELIGPIVYRLDIRDVAGEYLAPYEVRRVYVELTAEEQGRYQQCRELYRRFISEQNLSLSSPEGFRRFLFVANRSAEGLAALRAYREQKRIVQGASEKFRVLAELLQRHAGERTLIFTANNATVYAIARQFLLPAMTNQTKARERKEILERLQRGEYTAVVTCQVLNEGVDVPSASVGIIFGGSGSTTENVQRLGRILRKHGDKQAVLYEIVARGTAEEYVSERRRQHRAFQ